GGCGGCCACATCTCCACCTACGCCTCGGCCGCGACCCTCTACGAGGTGGGCTTCAACCACTTCTGGCGCGGCAAGGACCACCAGGGCGGCGGCGACCAGATCTTCTTCCAGGGCCACGCCTCCCCCGGCATGTACGCCCGCGCGTTCCTCGAGGGGCGGCTCAGCGAGCAGCAGCTTGACGGCTTCCGCCAGGAGAAGAGCCACCTCGTCGACGGCAAGCCGCTCGCGCTGCCGTCCTACCCGCACCCGCGCCTGATGCCGGACTTCTGGGAGTTCCCCACGGTGTCGATGGGTCTCGGCCCGATGAACGCCATCTACCAGGCCCAGTTCAACAAGTACCTCCAGAACCGCGGCATCAAGGACACCAGCCAGCAGCACGTCTGGGCCTTCCTCGGCGACGGCGAGATGGACGAGCCGGAGTCGCGCGGCCTGCTGCAGCTGGCCGCCGGCGAGGAGCTCGACAACCTCACCTTCGTCATCAACTGCAACCTGCAGCGGCTCGACGGCCCGGTGCGCGGCAACGGCAAGATCATCCAGGAGCTGGAGTCGTTCTTCCGCGGCGCCGGCTGGAACGTCATCAAGGTCGTCTGGGGCCGAGGCTGGGACCCGCTGCTGGCGCAGGACCGCGACGGTGCGCTGGTCAACATCATGAACCAGACGAGCGACGGCGACTACCAGACCTTCCGCGCCAACGACGGCGCCTACGTCCGGGAGCACTTCTTCGGCCGCGACCCGCGCACCCGCGAGATGGTCAAGGACTGGAGCGACGAGGACGTCTGGTGGAAGCTCAAGCGCGGAGGGCACGACTACCACAAGGTCTACGCCGCCTACAAGGCTGCGATGGAGCACACCGGCCAGCCGACGGTCATCCTCGCCAAGACCATCAAGGGCTACGGCCTCGGCAGCCACTTCGCCGGCCGCAACGCCACGCACCAGATGAAGAAGCTCACGCTGGACGACCTCAAGGGCCTGCGCGACAGCCTCAAGCTGCCGATCACCGACGAGCAGCTCGAGGCCGACCCCTACCGTCCGCCGTACTTCCACCCCGGTGAGGACGACCCGACGATCCAGTACATGAAGGAGCTGCGCCAGAAGCTCGGCGGCTCCCTCCCGAAGCGCGTCGTCGACCACAAGCCGCTCGAGCTGCCCTCGCACGACTCCTACGCGGTCGTGAAGAAGGGCACCGGCAAGCAGCAGGTCGCCACGACGATGGCCTTCGTGCGCCTGCTCAAGGAGCTCATGCGCGACAAGGAGTTCGGCAAGCGCGTCGTGCCGATCATCCCGGACGAGGCCCGCACGTTCGGCATGGACTCGTTCTTCCCGACGATCAAGATCTACAACCCGCACGGGCAGCACTACACCTCGGTCGACGCCGAGCTGATGCTGGCCTACAAGGAGTCGGCGCAGGGCCAGATCCTGCACCTCGGCATCAACGAGGCAGGCTCCCTGGCGGCCTTCACCGCGGCCGGCTCGTCCTATGCGACGCACGGCGAGCCGATGGTGCCGATCTACGTCTTCTACTCGATGTTCGGCTTCCAGCGCACCGGCGACTCGATCTGGGCGGCCGCCGACCAGATGACCCGCGGCTTCCTCATCGGCGCCACCGCGGGCCGCACGACGCTGACCGGCGAGGGCCTGCAGCACGCCGACGGCCACAGCCCGCTGCTCGCCGCGACCAACCCCGCGGTCGTCACGTACGACCCGGCGTTCGCGTTCGAGATCGGGCACATCATGGAGGACGGCCTCCGGCGCATGTACGGCGAGAACCCGGAGAACGTCATCTACTACCTGACGGTCTACAACGAGCCGATGGCCCAGCCGGCCGAGCCCGAGCACGTCGACCGCGAGGGCATCCTCAAGGGCATGCACCTCTACGCCCCCGGCAACAGCGAGGGCCTGGGCGAGACGCCGCCGCGCGTGCAGCTGCTGGCCTCCGGTGTCGGTGTGCCGTGGGCGCTCGAGGCGCAGGAGCTGCTCCGCAGCGACTGGGGCGTCGTGGCCGACGTCTGGTCGGTCACCTCCTGGAACGAGCTGCGTCGCGACGGCCTGCGCTGCGACGAGCAGCGGTTCCTCCACCCCGACCAGGACGTCCCGGTGCCCTACGTCACGCAGCGCCTGCGCGAGACCCGCGGGCCGGTCGTGGCCGTGTCCGACTACATGCGGCAGGTCCAGGACCAGATCCAGCCGTGGGTGCCGACCGAATTCGCCTCCCTGGGCGCCGACGGCTTCGGCTTCTCGGACACCCGTCCGGCGGCCCGGCGCTTCTTCCACATCGACGGCCCGTCCGTCGCGGTGCGGGCGCTGCAGATGCTGGCCGCCCGCGGCGAGGTCGACGCCCACGCCGCGCGCGAGGCGGCGTCCCGCTACCGGCTGCTCGACGTCACCGCCGGCACGTCCGGCACGGCCGGGGGCGACGCCTGACGGCACCTCGCTGCACGACCCGGTATGCCGCCCGCTCACCTGAGCGGGCGGCATACCTGCGTCTGGGCCGGGACGTTCCGCTCCCCACCGTGCGGGCGTGCTCGCGCGACGCGAGGATGGGTGACATGTCGAACCTCTCCCCCGACCAGCGACGCGTCGCCGTCACCGGCGCGGCCGGGCAGCTCGGACGTGCCGTCGTCCGCCACCTGCGCGACCAGAGCTGGGACGTCCTCGCCCTCGACCGCCGGCTGCCGGAGGGCGACCCCGGCGAGTACCTCGCCGTCGACCTCACCGACTACGGACAGGTCCTGCCGGCGCTGACCGGCGGCGTCGACGAGCACGGACCGGTGGCGGCGGTGGTGCACCTCGCGGCGATCCGCGCGCCCGGGCTGGTGCCCAACGCGACCACCTTCGCCAACAACGTCCCGTCGACCTACAACGTCTTCGCCGCCTGCCGGGCCGCCGGCATCCGCAACGTCGTCTGGGCCTCCAGCGAGACTGTGCTCGGCCTGCCGTTCGACACGCCGCCGCCCTACGCGCCGGTCGACGAGGACTACACGCCCCGGCCGGAGTCGACCTACTCGCTCGGCAAGACGCTCGAGGAGGAGATGGCGCGGCAGTTCTGCCGGTGGGACCCGGGCCTGAAGATGGTCGGCCTGCGGTTCTCGAACGTCATGGATCCCGACGACTACGAACGGTTCCCGGACTTCGACCGCGACCCTCAGCTACGCAGGTGGAACCTGTGGGGCTACATCGACGCCCGTGACGGCGCCCAGGCCGTGCGCCGGGCGCTGGAGCACGACGCCACCGGGGCCGACGTCTTCGTCATCGCCAACGCCGACACCGTGATGAGCCGCTCCAGTGCCGAGCTGATGGCCGAGGTGTTCCCCGGCGTCGAGGTCCGCCGCACCCTGGGCGAGCACGAGACCCTGCTGTGCATCGACAAGGCACGGCGTGTGCTGGGCTACGAGCCCGAGCACTCCTGGCGGGACGCGGCCGGAGCCTGACCGGCGCCCACGGCGCCGTTGTGGGCGGCATACAAATAGAGTGCGGGTATGCCGTCCGCCCAGGCGCCCGTGTCAGCCGCCACGATGCGCCGTGTCGAGCGTGGCGCGGGCGACCTGTCGAGCGCCGCCATCCGCAGGATGGAGACCAGCCACGACTGGTACCGCGCCCTGTCCGCCGAGGACCGCTCGTGGGTGGGGCTGGTCGCCCAGGCCGGCATCGCCGCCTTCATCTCCTGGCTGCGCGACGGCGGAGGCCAGCAGCCGGTGACCGCCAACGTGTTCGGCACCGCCCCGCGGGAGCTGACCCGCTCGATCAGCCTCAAGCAGACGCTCGACCTCGTGCGCTCGGTGGTCGACGCGGTCGAGGAGCACGCGACCGAGCTCGCCGAGCCCGGGGGCGAGCAGGCACTGCGCGAGTCGGTGCTGCGGTACAGCCGCGAGATCGCCTTCGCCGCGGCCGAGGTCTACGCGCACGCGGCCGAGGCCAGGGGCGCGTGGGACGCCCGACTCGAGGGGCTGGTCGTCGACGCGGTGCTGCGCGGGGAGGCCGACGACTCGATGCAGTCGCGGGCGGCGGCCCTCGGGTGGGGCTCCACGACACGCGTTGCCGTGGTCGCCGGCAGCAGCCCTCCGGGAGGCTCGGCGGGCGTCGTCGACGGGCTGCGCCGCTCGGCGGCGAAGCTCGGGGTCGACCTGCTCGCCGCTGTGCAGGGCCGACGCCTGGTGTGCATCCTCGGCAACGTCGACGACGCGCTGGCCGCCGCCGGCGAGCTCGGCGGGCACTTCGGCGACGGCGCGATCGTCGTCGGCCCGACGGTGCCACACCTGTTCGCCGCAGGACGGTCGGCCCGTGCCGCGCTCTCGGGCCAGTCGTGCGCCCACGCGTGGCCGGAGGCTCCTCGTCCGGTCTCGGCCGACGACCTGCTGGCCGAGCGGGTGCTCGTCGGCGACGCCGCGGCCCGCGTGCAGCTGCTCGAGCGCATCTGGAGGCCCCTGTCGGACAGCAGCGGGGCCAACCTCCTGCAGACCGCGGCCGTCTACCTCGAGGGCGGCAACGGCCTCGAGGGCACGGCACGCCTGCTGTTCGTGCACCCCAACACCGTCCGCTACCGGCTGGGCAAGATCGCCGACCTCACCGGGTACGACCTCACCGACGCCCACGACGCCCACACGGTGCGCATCGCCCTGGCGCTGGGGCGGCTCGCCTCACCCCCGCACCGCGCCGGCCCCGCGCCGCGGACGGGTCAGAGTGCCCCGGCCGCCGACGCACCGCAATTGTAGGAATCCTCCAACACCGGCACGTGATGTTGGTGGCGTTCGGTCACGGTGCGGTCACGGCCCGGACGGAAGGCTGGGGGTGTGCTCGCGATCGTCTGCCCTGGACAGGGCTCCCAGACCCCCGGCTTCCTGACGCCCTGGCTCGACCTGCCCGCGGTGCGCACCCGGCTCGAGGCGCTCTCGGAGGTGGCCGGCCTGGACCTCGTGGCCCACGGCACGACCTCGGACGCAGACACCATCAAGGACACGGCCGTCGCCCAGCCGCTCATCGTGGCGGCCGGCCTGGCCAGCCTCCCTGCCCTCTTCGGTGACGTCGACCCCGCCTCGGCGGTGGCCGTGACGGCGGGGCACTCGGTGGGCGAGATCACCGCGGCGGCCTTCGCCGACGTCCTCTCCGACGCCGACGCGATGGCCTTCGTCCGGGAGCGGGGCCGCGGCATGGCGGCGGCCAGCGCCGTGACGCCCACGGGCATGAGCGCCGTCCTCGGCGGGGACCCCGACGAGGTGGCCGCGACCCTCGAGCGCCACAGCCTGACGCCGGCCAACAACAACGGCGCCGGACAGGTCGTCGCGGCGGGCACCCTCGAGCAGCTCGCCGCGCTCACGGCCGACCCCCCGGCCCGGGCCCGCGTCATCCCCCTCCAGGTGGCGGGCGCCTTCCACACCACCCACATGGGCCCCGCTGTCGAGGCCCTGGGCCGGCAGGCTGCCGGGTTCAGCACCAGCACCCCGACGGTTGCCCTCGTGTCCAACGCAGACGGCACGGTCGTGCGCGACGGCGCCGAGGTGCTCGCACGCCTCGTCAGCCAGGTGAGCAACCCGGTGCGCTGGGACCTGTGCATGCAGACGCTGGCCGACCTCGGCGTCTCCGGCCTCATCGAGCTGCCGCCGGCGGGCACCCTCGTCGGCCTGGCCAAGCGGGGCCTCAAGGGCGTCGAGACCCTCGCGCTGAAGAGCCCCGACGACCTCGAGGCCGCCCAGCGCATGCTCCGCGAGCACGGCGGCCAGCCCGCCCCCTCCCCCTCTGTCGAGCAGGAAGCCTGAGCCATGACCCCTCTCGCCCCGAAGGGCACCGGCACCCCGGTCACCACCACGGGGGCGGCCCACGCCCGCATCATGGGCGTCGGCGCCTACCGCCCGGAACGGATCGTCCCCAACTCCGAGGTGATCGAGAAGATCGACTCCTCGGACGAGTGGATCCGCGAGCGCTCCGGCATCATCAGCCGCCGCTTCGCAGCCCCCGACGAGACGGTCGTCGACATGTCCGAGCACGCCACGCGCGAGGCACTGGCCATGGCGGGGCTCGAGGCGGGTCAGATCGACGCCGTCGTCCTCGCCACGGTCACCCACCCCTACCAGACGCCAGCCGCGGCGCCGATCCTCGCCGACCGCCTCGGCATCCAGGCGGCAGCGTTCGACATCTCGGCCGCGTGTGCCGGCTACTGCCACGGCATCGCGCTGGCCAACGACATGGTTCGCGGAGGCAGCGCCACGCACGTGCTGGTCGTGGGCGTCGAGAAGCTCTCGGACTTCACCGACCCCTACGACCGCGGCAGCGCGTTCATCTTCGGCGACGGCGCCGGTGCCGCGATCGTCGGACCGTCGGACACCCCGGCCATCGGCCCCACCGTGTGGGGCTCGGACGGCTCGCAGTGGAAGACGATCTCCCAGCGCGACAGCTGGATCGAGACGCGCGAGAAGCAGATCGACTTCCCCGCCATCACCATGGCCGGGCAGTCGGTGTTCCGCTGGGCGGTCTGGGGCATGGCCCCCGTCGCGCAGAAGGCCCTCGATGCAGCCGGCGTCCGCGCCGAGGACCTCGACGCCTTCATCCCGCACCAGGCCAACATGCGGATCATCGACGCGATGATCAAGCAGCTCAAGCTGCCGTCCGACATCGCCGTGGCCCGCGACATCGCCGAGACCGCCAACACCAGCGCCGCCTCCATCCCCCTTGCGACCGAGCGGATGCTGCGTGAGGGGTCGGCGCCCCGCGGGGGCCTCGCGCTCCAGATCGGCTTCGGCGCCGGGCTGGTCTACGCCGCACAGGTCGTGGTCCTGCCCTGACGTGACTCCCGCCGGTCTGACGGGTGTATCGGGCCACAGCAGAGACGCAACCACCCAACGCAACACTCAAGGAGCAGACAAGATGGCACAGAGCGAGCAGGAGATCCTCGAGGGCCTCGCCGAGATCGTGAACGAGGAGACCGGCCTGTCGACCGACTCGGTCCAGTCCGACAAGTCCTTCACCGAGGACCTCGACATCGACTCGCTGTCGATGATGACGATCGTCGTCAACGCCGAGGAGAAGTTCGGCGTGCGCATCCCCGACGACGAGGTCAAGAACCTCACCACCGTGGGCGACGCCGTCAGCTTCATCGCCAAGAACCAGAGCTGAGCCCCCGCGTGCGGCGGCCGCGCTGGCCCCACGGCCAGCGCGGCCCCGCCCCCCACCACTCGTGACCCCGACGAAGGAGCAGAACCGCCCATGACCGCCACCCGACGTGTCGTCGTCACCGGCCTCGGTGCCACCACCCCCCTCGGCGGCACGGTGGCCGAGACGTGGGACGCGATCCTCGCGGGCCGCTCCGGCGCCCGCCCCATGACGTTCGACTGGGTGGAGAAGTACGAGCTCCCGGTCACCTTCGCGGCCACGATCAAGACCCCGCCGACCGAGGTGCTGACCAAGGTCGAGACGCGCCGCCTCGATCCGTCCGCGCAGTACGCCATGATCGCCTCCCGCGAGGCGTGGGCCGACGCGGGAAGCCCCGAGGTCGAGCCCGAGCGCCTCGCCGTGGCCATCGGTACCGGGATCGGCGGCGTCTGGACCCTCCTCGACCAGTGGGACAACCTGCGTGAGAAGGGCCCCCGGCGGGTGTTCCCGCTCGCGGTGCCGATGCTCATGGCCAACAGCCCGGCCGGCAACGTCTCGCTCGAGCTCGGCGCGCGCGCCGGCGCCCACTCCACCGTGTCGGCGTGCGCGTCCGGCGCCGAGGCCATGGGCTTCGCCCTGGAGATGATCCGCTCGGGCCGCGCCGACGTCGTGGTCGCCGGCGGTACCGAGGCTGCGGTGCACCCGCTGCCCTTCGCCGGGTTCGCGGCGATGCAGGCGCTCTCGAAGCGCAACGACGAGCCGGAGCGCGCGTCCCGGCCCTACGACACGGGCCGCGACGGCTTCGTGCTGGGCGAGGGCGCGGCCGTGATCGTCCTCGAAAGCGAGGAGCACGCCAGGGCGCGCGGCGCGAAGGTCTACGCCGAGATCGCCGGCGTGGGCATGTCCGCCGACTCGCACCACATCGCTGCCCCCGAGCCCGAGGGCGCCGGCGCCTCGCGGGCGATGGTCGAGGCCGTCGAGCGTGGCGGGCTCACGGCCTCGGACATCGTGCACATCAACGCGCACGCCACCTCCACGCCGGTGGGCGACGTGGCGGAGTCCAACGCGATCCGGCGCGCCTTCGGCGACGCCGCCGACGGTATGCCGGTCAGCGCGACGAAGTCGATGACCGGTCACCTGCTCGGGGCCGCCGGTGCGCTCGAGGGGGTGCTGACCGTGCTCGCCCTGCACCACCGGGTGGCGCCGGCCACGATCAACCTCGAGGACTTCGACCCCGAGATCAACCTCGACGTCGTCAAGGACGAGGCGCGCAAGCTGCCCGACGGTGACATCGCGGCGCTCAACAACTCCTTCGGATTCGGCGGCCACAACGTGGCCCTGACCTTCAAGAGCGTCTAGCCGGGCCACCTCGCCAGGACGTCCCATCCGCAGGGTCACCCGTTTGGGTGACCCTGCGGGCGTTGGGGGCCGACACCTCTCCCCAGGCCATAGCGTGAGTCAGCTTGGACAGGGGGGCAGGCGGCTGTGAGTGTGACGTGGAACCAGGGCGCAGGGGTCAACCGGTACTTTGCCGACGAGTCCCTGCCCGGCCGCGAGATGGCAGCCCTGAAGGCCTTCGCCCGGCGCGACCCGACCACCTGGGTGTCGCGCGTCCTGAACGCCGCAGTGCTGACGGCCGTGCTGCTCTGGTTCTTCCACCAGTCGCCGATCTGGCACGGACCCACGTCTGCGGACGACATCGCCGCCGTCGGTCTGGCCGCCTTCTGCGTCTTCTACGCGGTGTCCTACCTGTGGTGGGAGCTCTCGCTCGCCAGCCAGGTCAGGAGGGCGGTGGAGGGTCAGGCCCGGACCGGGTCGCTGCTGACGAGCTCGTTCGGTCCGCGCGCGCTGCGCGTGACCACTCCGGGCATCAGCTACGAGATCCCCTACACCGCGATCGACCGCGTGGTCCGCTTCGGCGACGTCCTGGTCATCAAGCCCACCAACCAGGCGGTCATGGCGCTGCCGATGGAGCTGGTGACCCGCCATGACTACGAGCTGATCATGTCCAGGGTGGGGCACCGTCCTGCCTTCAAGGCGCCCTGCCCCTGACCGTCCCGGCGGGCCCGGCCGGTTACTTCTTGCCGGGTGGGGTGTGCGTGCGGTTCTTCGGGGTGGGCCAGATGTCGAGGTCGAGCGGGCTCGTCGTCGTCGACGACGAGGTCGTCGGCCGCGCGGTGGTGGGCCCGCCCGTCGTGCTGGTGGCGCGCGGCGAACTGGTCGTCGTGCGCGGCGTCGCGGACGTCGTGGTCGTCGGTCGCTGCGTCCGCTGGTCGGACCGTGCCGCAGGTGTCGTGGCGACACTTCGCGAGGGCGCCGTGGTCGTTGGGCTGGGCCGGGCCTGCGTCGTGGTCTCGGACTGGCTGCCGCCCGGAGACG
This genomic interval from Knoellia sp. p5-6-4 contains the following:
- the aceE gene encoding pyruvate dehydrogenase (acetyl-transferring), homodimeric type is translated as MAARDQAGPILNGLPSQLPDIDPDETQEWLDSLDGAIEEGGRTRARYLMLKLIQRAREKQLGVPSLTATDYINTIPPEREPWFPGDEEVERRYRAWLRWNAAVMVHRAQRPDISVGGHISTYASAATLYEVGFNHFWRGKDHQGGGDQIFFQGHASPGMYARAFLEGRLSEQQLDGFRQEKSHLVDGKPLALPSYPHPRLMPDFWEFPTVSMGLGPMNAIYQAQFNKYLQNRGIKDTSQQHVWAFLGDGEMDEPESRGLLQLAAGEELDNLTFVINCNLQRLDGPVRGNGKIIQELESFFRGAGWNVIKVVWGRGWDPLLAQDRDGALVNIMNQTSDGDYQTFRANDGAYVREHFFGRDPRTREMVKDWSDEDVWWKLKRGGHDYHKVYAAYKAAMEHTGQPTVILAKTIKGYGLGSHFAGRNATHQMKKLTLDDLKGLRDSLKLPITDEQLEADPYRPPYFHPGEDDPTIQYMKELRQKLGGSLPKRVVDHKPLELPSHDSYAVVKKGTGKQQVATTMAFVRLLKELMRDKEFGKRVVPIIPDEARTFGMDSFFPTIKIYNPHGQHYTSVDAELMLAYKESAQGQILHLGINEAGSLAAFTAAGSSYATHGEPMVPIYVFYSMFGFQRTGDSIWAAADQMTRGFLIGATAGRTTLTGEGLQHADGHSPLLAATNPAVVTYDPAFAFEIGHIMEDGLRRMYGENPENVIYYLTVYNEPMAQPAEPEHVDREGILKGMHLYAPGNSEGLGETPPRVQLLASGVGVPWALEAQELLRSDWGVVADVWSVTSWNELRRDGLRCDEQRFLHPDQDVPVPYVTQRLRETRGPVVAVSDYMRQVQDQIQPWVPTEFASLGADGFGFSDTRPAARRFFHIDGPSVAVRALQMLAARGEVDAHAAREAASRYRLLDVTAGTSGTAGGDA
- a CDS encoding NAD(P)-dependent oxidoreductase, with the protein product MSNLSPDQRRVAVTGAAGQLGRAVVRHLRDQSWDVLALDRRLPEGDPGEYLAVDLTDYGQVLPALTGGVDEHGPVAAVVHLAAIRAPGLVPNATTFANNVPSTYNVFAACRAAGIRNVVWASSETVLGLPFDTPPPYAPVDEDYTPRPESTYSLGKTLEEEMARQFCRWDPGLKMVGLRFSNVMDPDDYERFPDFDRDPQLRRWNLWGYIDARDGAQAVRRALEHDATGADVFVIANADTVMSRSSAELMAEVFPGVEVRRTLGEHETLLCIDKARRVLGYEPEHSWRDAAGA
- a CDS encoding helix-turn-helix domain-containing protein, with the protein product MPSAQAPVSAATMRRVERGAGDLSSAAIRRMETSHDWYRALSAEDRSWVGLVAQAGIAAFISWLRDGGGQQPVTANVFGTAPRELTRSISLKQTLDLVRSVVDAVEEHATELAEPGGEQALRESVLRYSREIAFAAAEVYAHAAEARGAWDARLEGLVVDAVLRGEADDSMQSRAAALGWGSTTRVAVVAGSSPPGGSAGVVDGLRRSAAKLGVDLLAAVQGRRLVCILGNVDDALAAAGELGGHFGDGAIVVGPTVPHLFAAGRSARAALSGQSCAHAWPEAPRPVSADDLLAERVLVGDAAARVQLLERIWRPLSDSSGANLLQTAAVYLEGGNGLEGTARLLFVHPNTVRYRLGKIADLTGYDLTDAHDAHTVRIALALGRLASPPHRAGPAPRTGQSAPAADAPQL
- a CDS encoding ACP S-malonyltransferase encodes the protein MLAIVCPGQGSQTPGFLTPWLDLPAVRTRLEALSEVAGLDLVAHGTTSDADTIKDTAVAQPLIVAAGLASLPALFGDVDPASAVAVTAGHSVGEITAAAFADVLSDADAMAFVRERGRGMAAASAVTPTGMSAVLGGDPDEVAATLERHSLTPANNNGAGQVVAAGTLEQLAALTADPPARARVIPLQVAGAFHTTHMGPAVEALGRQAAGFSTSTPTVALVSNADGTVVRDGAEVLARLVSQVSNPVRWDLCMQTLADLGVSGLIELPPAGTLVGLAKRGLKGVETLALKSPDDLEAAQRMLREHGGQPAPSPSVEQEA
- a CDS encoding beta-ketoacyl-ACP synthase III, whose protein sequence is MTPLAPKGTGTPVTTTGAAHARIMGVGAYRPERIVPNSEVIEKIDSSDEWIRERSGIISRRFAAPDETVVDMSEHATREALAMAGLEAGQIDAVVLATVTHPYQTPAAAPILADRLGIQAAAFDISAACAGYCHGIALANDMVRGGSATHVLVVGVEKLSDFTDPYDRGSAFIFGDGAGAAIVGPSDTPAIGPTVWGSDGSQWKTISQRDSWIETREKQIDFPAITMAGQSVFRWAVWGMAPVAQKALDAAGVRAEDLDAFIPHQANMRIIDAMIKQLKLPSDIAVARDIAETANTSAASIPLATERMLREGSAPRGGLALQIGFGAGLVYAAQVVVLP
- a CDS encoding acyl carrier protein encodes the protein MAQSEQEILEGLAEIVNEETGLSTDSVQSDKSFTEDLDIDSLSMMTIVVNAEEKFGVRIPDDEVKNLTTVGDAVSFIAKNQS
- the fabF gene encoding beta-ketoacyl-ACP synthase II; the protein is MTATRRVVVTGLGATTPLGGTVAETWDAILAGRSGARPMTFDWVEKYELPVTFAATIKTPPTEVLTKVETRRLDPSAQYAMIASREAWADAGSPEVEPERLAVAIGTGIGGVWTLLDQWDNLREKGPRRVFPLAVPMLMANSPAGNVSLELGARAGAHSTVSACASGAEAMGFALEMIRSGRADVVVAGGTEAAVHPLPFAGFAAMQALSKRNDEPERASRPYDTGRDGFVLGEGAAVIVLESEEHARARGAKVYAEIAGVGMSADSHHIAAPEPEGAGASRAMVEAVERGGLTASDIVHINAHATSTPVGDVAESNAIRRAFGDAADGMPVSATKSMTGHLLGAAGALEGVLTVLALHHRVAPATINLEDFDPEINLDVVKDEARKLPDGDIAALNNSFGFGGHNVALTFKSV